One genomic segment of Culturomica massiliensis includes these proteins:
- a CDS encoding LysO family transporter, protein MLIVIGLMVSGILLGYLFREKNLKFVQKLITLAIFALLFLLGLSVGTNDQIMDNLDTIGLDALVITFGAIVGSVLCAWGIYKFYFSK, encoded by the coding sequence ATGCTGATAGTAATAGGATTAATGGTAAGTGGTATCCTGTTGGGATATTTGTTCCGGGAGAAAAATCTGAAATTTGTTCAGAAACTGATTACTCTTGCCATATTCGCCTTATTGTTTTTGTTAGGATTGAGTGTAGGTACGAACGATCAGATTATGGATAATCTGGATACGATAGGCTTAGATGCTTTGGTTATTACATTCGGAGCTATTGTCGGGAGTGTATTGTGTGCCTGGGGGATTTATAAATTTTATTTTTCAAAATAA
- a CDS encoding RagB/SusD family nutrient uptake outer membrane protein has product MRKILNLIYIPMLLLGLSGCEDFLTVESPDQSTSGNYWKTQSEALSGLSAAYSQLYYGGSWEFHELKFVFEPFREDVVEMGKGASSYGYMTSIYNFSYTMTSSTPASIWSYNYWGLSYSNQVIDKVSAMDPAVFEQGMQERIIAEARFMRGYYHMVLLMNWEKIIVREKYITSESDIDKALSSRDYAWDFIMKDFEYAATKLPMTRGDSDKGRVTSATANAYLGYAYLTRAYEEPTRKDEFLTSAVEVLKPENFVGYSLVPMNKWIGMFDGSNENSVESLLEVQFSPTTSGNAYYKHQTQYWVASSELGGWEGILPSDMLFNEFKKEGKISLMGRYDSRLYSTLWFKDDYFNGSPEKVWDWNYDDLFEVNKPVFRKYLPVKYSGMSTYETAMNIILMRYANVLLMRAEAYNELNHPELAKPLIDEVRARANMPGMKGSSQAEVRAQIEHERIVEFALENYRFYDLRRWGKAESALAAVGRKFNPATNNFFFTPQGEIDSNGQIKK; this is encoded by the coding sequence ATGAGAAAGATATTAAATCTGATATATATACCCATGTTATTACTGGGATTGTCAGGATGTGAGGATTTTCTGACAGTTGAATCTCCAGATCAATCAACATCGGGTAACTATTGGAAAACTCAAAGTGAGGCTCTTTCCGGATTGTCAGCGGCTTATTCACAATTGTATTATGGAGGAAGCTGGGAATTCCATGAATTGAAATTTGTATTTGAACCTTTTCGGGAAGATGTAGTTGAGATGGGGAAAGGTGCTTCCAGTTATGGTTATATGACTTCTATTTATAATTTTAGTTATACTATGACTAGTAGTACGCCTGCGAGTATATGGAGTTACAATTATTGGGGCTTAAGTTATTCCAATCAGGTAATAGATAAAGTCAGTGCTATGGATCCTGCCGTATTTGAGCAAGGTATGCAGGAGCGTATTATTGCCGAAGCCCGCTTTATGAGAGGTTATTATCATATGGTTTTGTTAATGAACTGGGAGAAGATTATTGTACGTGAAAAATACATTACTTCAGAGTCGGATATTGATAAGGCTTTATCTTCTCGGGACTATGCCTGGGATTTTATCATGAAGGATTTCGAATATGCAGCCACCAAATTACCGATGACACGAGGTGATTCAGATAAAGGACGGGTTACTTCTGCAACGGCTAATGCTTACTTAGGTTATGCTTATTTAACAAGGGCGTATGAAGAACCGACCCGTAAAGATGAATTTTTGACAAGTGCCGTAGAAGTATTGAAACCTGAAAATTTTGTAGGTTATAGCTTGGTTCCGATGAATAAATGGATCGGAATGTTTGACGGTTCAAATGAAAATTCCGTAGAATCTTTATTGGAGGTTCAGTTCTCTCCTACGACATCCGGTAATGCATATTACAAGCATCAGACTCAGTATTGGGTTGCATCTTCAGAGTTAGGTGGTTGGGAAGGAATATTACCTTCAGATATGTTATTTAATGAGTTCAAGAAAGAAGGTAAAATTTCATTGATGGGACGTTATGATAGTCGTTTGTATAGTACTCTTTGGTTCAAAGATGATTATTTTAACGGTAGTCCTGAAAAAGTATGGGATTGGAATTATGACGACTTGTTTGAGGTTAACAAACCGGTATTCCGGAAATATCTTCCGGTTAAATATTCGGGAATGTCTACTTATGAAACAGCTATGAATATCATATTAATGCGTTATGCCAATGTATTGTTGATGCGGGCAGAGGCATATAATGAACTTAATCATCCGGAATTGGCTAAACCATTGATTGATGAGGTGAGAGCTCGTGCCAATATGCCGGGAATGAAAGGTTCTTCTCAGGCTGAAGTAAGAGCACAGATCGAGCACGAACGTATTGTAGAATTTGCACTGGAAAACTACCGTTTCTATGATTTACGCCGTTGGGGCAAGGCAGAATCAGCCTTAGCTGCTGTGGGTAGAAAATTTAATCCTGCTACGAATAATTTCTTTTTTACTCCGCAGGGTGAGATTGATTCAAATGGACAGATAAAAAAATAG
- a CDS encoding SusC/RagA family TonB-linked outer membrane protein translates to MKNKAIGKMKYLQQVLLMMLVWFIPFGAMAQSYSLKGTVVDNKGITIPGVNILIKGTTNGVATDIDGNFELIVDKGNVLVVSFTGYKTQEVPVTGQNNLKITLLEDVEQLEEVVVIGYGTMKKSDLTGAITSVDAEKLAEKSTINIAEALQGQVAGVSVSKFGGLAGQGVYVKIRGFGTYGSSEPLYIIDGFPGDISTLAPNDIKSMEVLKDGAAAAIYGSVAANGVVIITTKSGKKGEVKVDINSYVSLKKVTNLFDMLDAKGFKTMGRMMYEQYNMYAKPLPLPAYVTKDATADTDWQDEVFRTGYSQSHNVSVRGGSENTQFSISANIYDEQGVVLDNKYLMQNARMKVDTKKSIFDISAGLTYTAKRYSDPDFSLTEVYRSSPLTPVLDPTQKYGYGIANMDDGLAATHNPVADAHFKNNRTKTQDVVATFSVTANFTEWLQFKTAYYYNGTNTQYYYHTPDYQSSPTESVKFPIVIEKRSYWENQTVDNYLTFNKKFNQHAVTFMAGVSVSMEKSNYNTLTGEGKTTVDGEDIPAGFPNPNWNTPNAANGGTFSGEGTNTIYNRLSYFGRLNYSFKDRYLLQVTVRRDASSKFGPDSRWGTFPSVALGWRISEEEFFPKDGVISNLKLRGSWGRLGNENVLDSYAYLALMTQGNGGSLGYVQGTGKNPWLATIANDMENREIKWETSQSINIGFDYGLFDGKLSGALNYFNNKTIDLLITKKLAPSAGIANPILNVGTMRNSGVEFDVNYRDMIGEFSWNAGFNVTYLKNKVVKMANPDQILYGGFSATQTRKGKSVATFYLYETDGIFQNMAEVYAHSKDGKLIQPNAKPGDIRFKDKDNNGVIDGDDKVEMGSGMPKVEANLSLGAQYKGFDFSALIGSGWGHKIFNGTRTKIEGMNEVYNMSRSTLRAWTPENRNTTMPRAVLGDPNDNIRESDRFLEDGDFIRLRQVQVGYTLPKMWLNKINMEKIRVYVSADNLWTWTKYSGVDPEFAQSNVLNTGIDSNIYPFTKSFVFGLQVTF, encoded by the coding sequence ATGAAAAATAAAGCAATAGGTAAGATGAAGTACTTGCAACAAGTACTGCTTATGATGCTCGTTTGGTTTATACCTTTCGGGGCAATGGCGCAAAGTTATTCGTTGAAGGGTACGGTGGTTGATAATAAGGGAATCACAATTCCCGGCGTAAATATCCTGATCAAAGGGACGACTAACGGTGTCGCTACTGATATTGACGGTAATTTTGAATTGATCGTGGATAAAGGAAACGTATTGGTCGTGTCTTTTACCGGTTATAAAACACAGGAAGTTCCGGTAACAGGCCAGAATAATCTTAAAATCACTTTATTGGAAGATGTAGAGCAGTTGGAAGAAGTGGTGGTGATCGGGTACGGTACAATGAAGAAGAGTGATTTGACCGGTGCGATTACTTCTGTAGATGCTGAAAAATTGGCTGAAAAATCAACAATTAATATTGCTGAAGCATTACAGGGGCAAGTTGCCGGTGTAAGTGTTTCTAAATTTGGTGGATTGGCTGGCCAGGGTGTTTATGTGAAAATTAGAGGATTCGGTACTTATGGCAGTAGTGAGCCTTTGTATATTATAGATGGTTTCCCCGGAGATATTTCTACATTAGCCCCTAATGATATCAAATCGATGGAGGTATTAAAGGATGGTGCTGCTGCTGCTATTTACGGGTCTGTTGCTGCTAATGGTGTAGTTATCATTACTACTAAAAGTGGAAAAAAAGGCGAAGTGAAGGTTGATATTAACTCTTACGTATCTTTGAAGAAGGTGACTAATCTTTTTGATATGCTGGACGCAAAAGGTTTTAAAACCATGGGTCGTATGATGTATGAGCAATATAATATGTATGCTAAGCCCTTGCCTTTGCCTGCTTATGTAACTAAAGATGCAACGGCTGATACTGATTGGCAGGATGAGGTGTTCCGTACAGGTTATTCACAAAGTCATAACGTATCAGTACGTGGCGGTAGTGAGAATACTCAATTCTCTATATCAGCCAATATATATGATGAGCAAGGTGTGGTGTTGGATAATAAGTATCTTATGCAGAATGCACGTATGAAAGTAGATACAAAAAAATCTATTTTTGATATTTCAGCAGGTTTGACATATACGGCTAAAAGATATAGTGATCCTGATTTCTCGTTAACGGAAGTGTATCGTTCAAGTCCTTTAACTCCTGTATTGGATCCTACACAGAAATATGGTTACGGTATTGCTAATATGGACGATGGATTGGCTGCGACACATAATCCCGTAGCTGACGCACATTTTAAAAATAATCGTACAAAAACACAGGATGTTGTGGCAACATTTTCTGTAACAGCTAATTTTACAGAATGGTTACAATTCAAGACTGCTTATTATTATAATGGTACAAATACCCAGTATTATTATCATACTCCGGATTATCAATCAAGTCCGACGGAATCTGTAAAATTCCCGATAGTAATAGAAAAACGTTCTTATTGGGAAAACCAGACTGTTGATAATTATTTGACATTTAATAAAAAATTCAATCAACATGCTGTTACTTTTATGGCCGGTGTTTCTGTTTCTATGGAAAAGAGTAATTATAATACTTTGACGGGGGAAGGAAAAACGACAGTTGATGGTGAGGATATTCCTGCTGGTTTCCCGAATCCGAATTGGAATACTCCGAATGCTGCTAATGGTGGTACCTTTTCCGGAGAAGGTACGAATACGATATATAATCGCCTTTCTTATTTTGGACGTTTGAATTACTCTTTCAAAGATCGTTATTTGTTACAGGTGACTGTTCGTCGTGATGCTTCCTCAAAATTCGGACCGGATTCCCGTTGGGGAACTTTCCCGTCGGTTGCATTGGGCTGGAGAATCAGTGAAGAAGAATTTTTTCCCAAAGACGGTGTTATTTCTAATTTAAAATTGCGGGGAAGCTGGGGACGTTTAGGTAATGAAAATGTTTTAGATTCATATGCTTACTTAGCATTGATGACTCAAGGTAACGGCGGAAGTTTGGGATATGTACAGGGGACAGGTAAAAATCCTTGGTTGGCAACAATTGCGAATGATATGGAAAACCGGGAAATTAAGTGGGAAACCAGTCAGTCTATAAATATCGGTTTTGATTACGGTTTGTTTGATGGAAAGTTGTCGGGAGCTCTTAATTATTTTAATAATAAAACCATAGATTTGTTGATTACTAAAAAATTAGCGCCTTCTGCTGGTATAGCTAATCCGATTTTGAATGTAGGAACGATGCGGAATTCAGGAGTTGAATTTGATGTTAACTACCGGGATATGATTGGAGAATTTAGTTGGAACGCCGGTTTCAATGTTACTTATTTAAAAAATAAGGTTGTGAAAATGGCTAACCCGGATCAGATTCTTTACGGTGGATTCTCTGCAACTCAGACACGTAAGGGAAAATCAGTTGCAACGTTCTATCTTTATGAGACAGACGGTATTTTCCAGAATATGGCAGAAGTATATGCCCATAGTAAGGACGGCAAGCTTATTCAGCCGAATGCAAAGCCCGGAGATATTCGTTTTAAGGATAAAGATAATAACGGAGTGATAGACGGTGATGATAAAGTTGAGATGGGCAGCGGTATGCCCAAAGTAGAAGCCAATTTATCATTGGGAGCCCAATATAAAGGATTTGATTTTTCTGCCTTAATTGGCAGTGGTTGGGGACATAAGATTTTTAATGGTACGCGGACAAAAATTGAAGGAATGAATGAAGTATATAATATGTCTCGTTCGACACTGAGAGCTTGGACACCTGAGAACCGGAATACTACTATGCCACGTGCTGTTTTAGGAGATCCGAATGATAATATACGTGAATCAGATCGTTTCTTAGAAGACGGAGATTTTATTCGTCTGCGCCAGGTTCAGGTAGGATACACATTGCCGAAAATGTGGTTGAATAAGATCAATATGGAGAAAATCCGGGTATATGTGAGTGCAGATAATCTGTGGACTTGGACGAAATACAGTGGTGTAGATCCTGAATTTGCACAAAGTAATGTATTAAATACAGGTATTGATAGTAATATTTATCCGTTTACTAAGTCGTTCGTTTTCGGCTTGCAAGTAACTTTTTAA
- a CDS encoding GEVED domain-containing protein produces MKRIYLVLIPLAALLFSCESDTPAPAVKLTVGGLHMRDVVLQDKDIPVVFDVIADRPVNEDTHILLSVNGETTAKLNKHFRIEKSTLWIGKGNSKTYGKLIILQENFADGDAQKIRIDMSSSDAVFADTSYIVCNITMGAIRSPRPEYCLPESNWGMYAGINGFEFAGINNAVLTADAADYYGNSAVVNYSDIRGEAVKGETYSYKLTPDWWKTGDGDIYEIVFFIDWNRDGRFDGKDELILRQDMDKAAAANPLTGEITIPADASVGLTGIRVGFFAKPDTDIDNGGCGYIDSGEFEDYTLFISDPE; encoded by the coding sequence ATGAAAAGAATATATTTAGTATTGATTCCGCTTGCCGCTCTGCTTTTTTCGTGTGAGAGCGATACGCCTGCACCTGCGGTGAAATTGACGGTAGGGGGACTTCATATGCGGGATGTTGTGTTGCAGGATAAGGATATCCCGGTCGTATTTGATGTTATAGCCGACCGTCCGGTAAACGAGGATACACATATTTTGTTATCGGTAAACGGAGAGACAACGGCTAAGTTGAATAAGCATTTTAGGATAGAAAAGTCTACCCTGTGGATTGGTAAAGGCAATAGCAAGACGTATGGGAAACTGATTATTTTGCAGGAAAACTTTGCCGATGGGGACGCACAAAAAATCCGTATCGATATGAGTAGTTCTGATGCCGTTTTTGCCGATACCTCTTATATCGTATGCAATATTACGATGGGAGCTATTCGTTCTCCGCGTCCGGAATATTGTTTGCCCGAGTCGAACTGGGGTATGTATGCCGGAATCAATGGGTTTGAATTTGCCGGCATCAACAATGCGGTTTTGACTGCCGATGCTGCCGACTATTATGGAAATTCTGCCGTTGTGAATTATTCTGATATTCGGGGAGAAGCGGTAAAAGGGGAAACCTATAGCTACAAGTTGACTCCGGATTGGTGGAAAACAGGAGATGGGGATATTTATGAAATTGTATTCTTTATCGACTGGAACCGGGACGGGCGTTTTGACGGGAAAGACGAACTTATTTTGCGTCAGGATATGGATAAAGCTGCTGCTGCTAATCCGTTGACAGGTGAGATTACTATTCCGGCGGATGCGTCGGTCGGTCTGACCGGTATCCGGGTCGGTTTCTTTGCTAAACCCGATACAGATATCGATAATGGGGGATGCGGTTATATTGATTCCGGCGAATTTGAAGATTATACATTGTTTATTTCTGATCCCGAGTAA
- a CDS encoding PorP/SprF family type IX secretion system membrane protein codes for MKKIILVIVACCMAGTIWAQTASQYLELAKHPELVNPSYESGQKGISALVLYGEKWSGFKGAPKTTGFNARYGFNKFVGVGVKGDFEKVGHRHNNIIGANADVNIRISEQSYLGFGLYLGAEIWHYSLEDAVNSDNGMVLENYDRSNFIGGFGLTYRWKRLVVGASSYISFYTDETNMANCYFTGSYDISVSKNWYIRPLAMYCYNNKFDNFYEAGAMFGYRNLAGVGATYRENQGINIMANVEVIKMLTVGACYGINTGELSDLSKKSFEISLGFKMNRD; via the coding sequence ATGAAAAAAATTATATTGGTAATAGTAGCTTGCTGTATGGCAGGAACTATCTGGGCACAAACGGCATCTCAATACCTGGAATTGGCGAAGCATCCGGAGTTGGTGAATCCCTCTTACGAGAGCGGTCAGAAAGGTATCAGTGCACTGGTATTGTATGGTGAGAAATGGTCGGGCTTTAAAGGGGCTCCGAAAACAACCGGATTCAATGCCCGTTATGGATTCAATAAATTTGTCGGAGTCGGTGTTAAAGGTGATTTCGAAAAAGTAGGACACCGGCATAACAACATCATCGGAGCGAATGCCGATGTAAATATCCGGATAAGTGAACAATCCTATCTGGGATTCGGTCTGTATCTGGGAGCGGAAATATGGCATTATTCGTTAGAAGATGCCGTTAACAGCGATAATGGTATGGTACTTGAAAATTACGATAGAAGTAATTTTATCGGAGGATTCGGTTTGACTTACCGTTGGAAAAGATTAGTGGTTGGCGCCAGTTCGTATATTTCGTTTTATACGGATGAAACGAATATGGCCAATTGTTATTTCACCGGCTCCTATGATATTTCCGTCTCTAAAAACTGGTACATCCGTCCGCTGGCGATGTATTGCTACAATAATAAATTTGATAATTTTTATGAAGCCGGGGCGATGTTCGGTTACCGGAATCTGGCCGGAGTTGGTGCAACTTACCGTGAAAACCAGGGGATAAATATTATGGCGAACGTAGAGGTTATTAAAATGTTGACGGTAGGAGCTTGTTATGGAATCAATACCGGGGAATTGTCGGATTTGTCCAAAAAGTCATTTGAAATATCATTGGGTTTCAAGATGAACAGGGATTAA